From the genome of Candidatus Krumholzibacteriia bacterium:
CCTGTTCTGGTAAGCGAGGCGGCTCACGGCCTGGTCGTTGATGATGCCTTTCTTCAGGACACCTACCATTACTTTGCCATGATGAAGTCTGCCGAACTGCACATGGGGGGCTTTGAGTTCCTTCGCGACTATCTGGCAAATCTTCGTTCGATGGGTCCTGTGGCGGTACGCAATGCCCTGGAGAAGAGCCTCCTTGCCTCGGCACCCCGGATCCTCTTTGAGAGTTCGGAAGAGACTGCTCTGGACATCAGCGAAGATCTTCTGGTCCGCTTTCAGCCTACTTTCCGGCATCTGGAACTTGCCGAGAGCAAGGCGTCCAAAAGGAAGTCCCTTTCCCGGCGCAAGCGCAGCCGCTCTGTGCAGACCCGAAAGAGGACACTGGACAATGGCCTGCGGGTTCTTCTGATAAGCGACCCCGGCAGTGAGGTCTTTGCCAGCCATCTTCTCGTGCGCGGCCGTTCCCTTCGGGAGCCGAAGGCCGGCATGGTGGATCTGATGCAGAGCCTTCTTGATGCGGGAAGCAGCCGAAGCAGCGGGGAGGAAATCGCGGCCCGTCTGTCAGCCATGGGCGCGAAGCTCAAGACCGGCGACAATCCCTGGTTCCCCTTCGACAACTACTACAGCCGGGAGGATTTCTCTTTCATCCGGCTGGAGACCCTGGACGAATCCGCCGACGGGGCTCTGGAACTGCTGTCGGAACTGATCCGGGAGGCGACTTTCCCCCAGGATGCCTTTGAGCGCGAAATCGGAAAGCGGATGGGCACTCTTCAAATGAAAAGCCCGAGCCCCTCTTCCCGGGCCTCCCGCCTTTTGACCAAGAGCATTTTCCCGGACTGTGGTCGTGGCAAGGCACTTTCGGGTACGGTCGAGTCCATTTCCTCCATCGTGCCGACGGAACTCCGTGAGTTCTATCGCGAGTACTACGATCCTTCGCAGATGATCCTTTCGGTCGTCAGTGGACTTCCGATGAAGGATCTGGAGAAGCAGGTGAAGCGACACTTTGCCGCCCTGCCTTTCCGGGGCGGGCCCCTCAAGGCCTGTTCGCCGAAGCCCGGTCCCCAGAGGCTTGAGTCGCCCATGGAAAAGGAGCAGGTGGCCATTCTCCTCAGCCGCCTCTTGCCGCCTCTTGCGGAACTCGATCCCGCCTTCCCGGCTCTTGTCAGCATTCTTTCTGCCCGCATGGCTCTGGAACTTCGCGAGAAGCAGGGTCTGGCCTACTCCGTGGGCGCGGGTATGCGTTCGGTTCCGGGCCTTGCTCCCGGCGAGAAGGGTTTCACCCGCCTGAGTTTGAGCATTTCCACCGGTTCCCACAATCGCGAGCAGGCGCTCGAGGGCATGAGAGCGGAACTGCGGGGCATGGTCGAGAATCCTCCCAGCGAGGAGGAGATCTTCCGGGCCGTCAATGGAAAGTGGGGGCGGGAGTTGATGCGGAACCTGTCGAGAATCCACCAGGCCTACAGAATGGGACTCGCCGAACATCTCGGAAATGACCCTTTTGCCGCTCCTGGAGGTGACCTGCAGGCCCAGAGGGAGTCCGGCCCTGATCATCTGGCGACTCTGGCGAGACAGACACTCCTCTCAGACGACTGGATGGAGGTTCTGGCTGGGGGTGGCCTGAACTGAATCCCCTATACCGCAAGAGAGCTGTTCATGGATTAACAGCCTGCAAACCCCCTGTTCCGGGATCTTATTCGGTAAATATCACCGGATCCCTGATTGATTGCGCAATATCTGACGGCTTCAGGACTTCCAAGTCCCTTTTACTAGGACAGTTGCGAGGTTAACATTTCAAAAAAAGATGTCAATTTTGATCTACCAGACTTGACACACTTTTCCCCTTCCTTCATACTTCCTGCGTCGAGCTGTGAAGCCCTTCACAGTCAACGCCGATAAGTC
Proteins encoded in this window:
- a CDS encoding pitrilysin family protein encodes the protein MKPRLALAFFCLFLIVLPGFAGEIKRHEMNNGLEVLMKEAHGGPMVASIVTVGAGSRWEDADSYGASHFLEHMVFNGTALRTREDINEGIKKYGGYINAFTRREYTCYILLIPKEYLREGLEIQADMLYGSLLPPEEFEKERLVVIEEIRKDMDSGSYRSAAMRDGILLEGSPYAHPVLGTPESIESLERDKVIDYYQKQYVPSNSRLFLVGDFETRKAKRLLKEVFGNAGGEKPQAPAEVKLAWPAVSDFHSLQVEGQRPSLSLIWQVPPITAGEYPAQLLLAALLSDEHRSPLSGLNPGVHVELFEDFSLLHMNLDPEDRDPGEVLEELSSQLAALADWEPDPVLVSEAAHGLVVDDAFLQDTYHYFAMMKSAELHMGGFEFLRDYLANLRSMGPVAVRNALEKSLLASAPRILFESSEETALDISEDLLVRFQPTFRHLELAESKASKRKSLSRRKRSRSVQTRKRTLDNGLRVLLISDPGSEVFASHLLVRGRSLREPKAGMVDLMQSLLDAGSSRSSGEEIAARLSAMGAKLKTGDNPWFPFDNYYSREDFSFIRLETLDESADGALELLSELIREATFPQDAFEREIGKRMGTLQMKSPSPSSRASRLLTKSIFPDCGRGKALSGTVESISSIVPTELREFYREYYDPSQMILSVVSGLPMKDLEKQVKRHFAALPFRGGPLKACSPKPGPQRLESPMEKEQVAILLSRLLPPLAELDPAFPALVSILSARMALELREKQGLAYSVGAGMRSVPGLAPGEKGFTRLSLSISTGSHNREQALEGMRAELRGMVENPPSEEEIFRAVNGKWGRELMRNLSRIHQAYRMGLAEHLGNDPFAAPGGDLQAQRESGPDHLATLARQTLLSDDWMEVLAGGGLN